A segment of the Clostridium sp. CM027 genome:
ATAAAAATATTAAATTAAATTTGAGGAGGACAATACAATGAAAAAATTAAATGAAGAAGCTTTAGAAGCAATTAATGACGTAAAAGATGAGGAATTAGAAAAATTAACAGGAGCAGGAAATGGAGTTATAACTACATTTACACACGAATGCTACTATAATTCAGTATCACCAGCTAGCTGGGGTGGCTGTTGCAAATAATTTACATTGTAAATAGCAAAGTGAATATGGTTATCTTTGATAATTGTATTCACTTTAAATATATTAAGTATTTGGAGGGAAAAATATGAGTATTAAAGAGTTACTCAAGGATAACAGATGGTCTAATGCGCTATACATAAGTGAAAAAATCAAATATTACAATTTTGAAAATAAAAAGATACAAGATAACACAGATGAATTTAAGAATATTGGAAAGTGGATGAAATTATTTAAAAATGACAAAGAGCTTATGATGAAAAGAGTAGATGCAGAAGGCATCAGCCTTAAGGAATTTGATATGGTAACAGATGAATTACCCTTTGACGTTAATAACACAAACTTTATATGGCACAAGGATTTGACAGATATATTTACTGAAGAAAATTATATATGCATTGATGATTATATTATGTTCAATAAGGATGAACTACCTTTTTTTGAATTTGCAGTTCCTTTTTTAAAAAGAAGTATAATGGTTATGAAAGAAAGACTGAACTTTTTTAAAGATCAGTTTGATATAGATACAATAATAAAGATAGCAGTTGGACTAATTACAGAAGCAGTAGTAAGCATGGGACTTAAAACACTTACGTATGAGCTTAACAGCAGAAGGATTAATGGCAAACTTAAGGGAGATACAAGAGAAGATCGTTATGATTATTTTGTTAAAACAAATTTAGATAGCAATGAATCCATATTAAAGTTGCTTATTGAATATCCAGTACTTGCAAGGCTTACAGTAGAAAATGCAGTAGGAATTACTGAGAATATTATAAATGTAATTGAAACATTAGTTAATGATAAAGAAGAAATTGAAAGTTATTTTAATATAAAGATTGATAATATACGCGGTATGGAGAACATGGGAGACCTTCATGATGGAGGAAAATGTGTATTAAGATTTAATTTTGCTGAAGGAATCAATATATTATATAAGCCAAGGGACTTGTCTATAGATGAAAGCTTCCAAAAGCTCCTTGAATGGTTTAATGAAAAGGGTATAGAGAAGGACTTTAAGACTATGAAGGTTTTAAATAAAGGCACTTATGGATGGCAGGAGTTTATGAAATATGAGGAAGTTTCTAGTAATGAGAAGATAAATAACTTCTTTGAGAGACAGGGCGAATATATAGCACTACTTCATATTTTAAATGGAGCAGACATGCATTGCGAAAACATAATCGCTAATGGAGAATATCCTGTATTTGTAGATTTGGAGTCATTATTTCACAATGAGATAAGCTTAAGAGATGATATAGATCTTTCAGGGTCAGCTGTAACAAAGGCTGAGAAATATATTAAGGAATCTGTTTTAAAGACGGCAATGCTTCCAGTACTTGATGCAAACTTTTTGTATGACAGTGATATAAGCGGAATTGCAGGTGACATTGACCAGATCCTTAATATGTATGATATACAAAATAAAAATACAGATGAGATAAAAATAGTAAGAACTAAAATTACAGTAAATAGCAGTAACCATCTTCCTTCTTTAAATGGTGAAATCATAATTCCAAAGATGTATGTTGATAGTATAAAGAATGGATTTACCACATGCTATGATCTTATGAGAAGAAATAAGGAAGAGCTTGCTCATGTTATAAAAAGCTTATTTAGCGGCAAAAATGTACGTACCATAATAAGGTCAACTATAGTATACAGAACACTTCTTGAAGCAAGCAGTCATCCTAAGCATTTAAGAAACGGCATAAGCAGAAACCATATTTTTGATTACTTATGGCTTGTACTTAAGGTTGAACCTGACAGAATGCAAAGTATTCCTTATGAGATTGAAGATCTTTTAAGGGGTGATATTCCTTTATTCAGAGCTGGAATTAATAATAAGGATTTAATAAACAGCAACGGAATTGGAAGTGTTAAGGATGCATTTAATAATGATGCAATGTCAAAAAGCATAGATCTTATAAATTCTTTAAGTGATGATGATTTTCAAAGACAGTGGGATTTTATAAAGACAACTATAAACACAAAGTATTTCTTAAAGGAAAGTTTTGAAAGTGAAAAAGCCCAAGATGAGGCTGCCGTAACTTTAGATAAAATTGACAGGTCTTTCAATTATGAAGTAAAAAAGAGTGCATTCTTAAAGGAAGCTGAAAGAATTGCAGAGAGTATAATGAGTTCTGCAATAATAGGTGATGATGAGAGAAGTATATCATGGATTAACCTTGGAATGAATCCGGATGAGAAGATAGAGTTTAAAATTGTGAAATCAGAATTCTATAACGGCGTTACAGGAATAGGAATGTTTTATGCATATCTTGCAAAGGAAACAGGAAATCAAAAGTATAAAGATATTTGTGAAAAGTGCATAAACACAAGCTATGATCTTATAATGGCAGGCAGAGTTGATAATATATCTGCATTCATGGGAATGTCTGCATTTGTTTACCTTGCAATGCATGTTGCAAAGCTTTTTAATAGAGAAGATCTTATTAAAAAGGCTGAGGAAGTAATAAATCTTATTGAAACAGGAATAGAAGATGATGACCACTTTGACATAATGGCAGGATGCTCAAGCACTTTAATAGTATGTGCAGATTTTTATAAGAATTTTCATTATGAAAAAGCTCTTGAACTTGCAAGAAAATGCGGTGACCATCTTGTAAAAAAAAGTGTTAAGTCTGAAAAGGGTGTAGGCTGGATAACATCTAAATTAAATAATTATCCTATAGCAGGCATGGCTCATGGAAATGCTGGAATAGCTTTAAGTCTTATGACTTTATATGATCTTACTAAGGATGATAAATATTTAAATATAGCAAATGAAGCCATAGCTTATGAAAACAGCTTATATGATGAGGATGAGATGAACTGGAAGGACCTCAGATCTTTTGATAAGGATGAGGCTAATAGAGAAAAGGACAAGAAGAATGTTTCCTACTGGTGCAATGGAGCTCCAGGAATTGGAATGGCAAGAGTGGCAATGCTAAAATATTGTGACTCAGCGATAATAAAAAATGATGTAAGAAATTCAGTTCAAAAGACTATAAATGAGGGATTTAAACAGATAAATTACTGCCTTTGCCATGGAGATCTTGGAAGTCTTGAACTTATACTTTTAGCAGCAGAAAAGATGAATGACAAAGAATTAAAGAATTTTGTATATACAATGGGTGGTTACATGTTAGACAGCGTAAATAAAGACAATGGCAATTGGAAATCAGGAATACCTGGAAGGGTTCAGATTCCTAACTTTATGCTTGGTTTATCAGGTATTGGATATGAATTATTAAGATTATATAATAACGAAATCCCATCAGCATTAATTTTAGAAGGACCAGCAGCATAAGGCACAATCAAGAAAATAATAGACCAGTATGCTTATCTATTATTTTCTTTTATGTGACTAAGTTCACAATTAAAAATTATTTTGGAGGTGCATATTTATGATATTTCAAAATATGGCATTAAAAAAGAGAGTACCTAGCAAGATACAGATGAATCAGTATGACTGCGGCCCTACATGTCTTCAGATGATTTTATCTTATTACGGATATGATATTAATTTTACCAGCATAAAAGAAAGATTTTCTTCTATAGGAAACAGCAGAGACGGAATATCACTTTTTAAGATAAAGCAGGTAGCTGAATCATACAAGTTAAAGTGTTTTGCAAAGAAGGCAGAAAGTTCTACCCTTAACAACAGCTTTTTGCCAAGCATTATATTCTGGGAAAACAAGCACTATGTTATATTGGAAAGAATTTGTAAAAATGGATATGCAATCAATGATCCTATGAGCGGAAGAGTAAATGTTACGAAAAAAGAATTTGAAGAGAAGTATTCCAAGGTATTTATGGTTGCATATCCTAAGGACGATTTTGAGCAGCATACTGAGAAGAGTTTTACAAAGCTTAATTATTTTAAGAATATAGTCATGGATAATAAAAAATATTTTATATATTCAATTTTAATAGCTCTTGTACTTCAACTAATATCTCTAGGTGTACCGATTTTGACACAGGTAGCAATTGACAACATGCTGGATATTAAAAACTATTCAATATATGGCATCATAATTGGTGCACTTATTGCAATTACAGTATTTGAGGTGATGTTCAGCTATCTTAAGAGTTTCTTTATAGTAAAACTTCAGAAGTCGCTAGACAGCGGTCTTACAAACCAGTTTCTTACACATCTTTTAAGACTGCCATATAAGTATTTTGAAACACGTTCTAAAGGCGATCTTATAATGAGGATCAACAGTAATGTAAGAATAAGAGAAATATTATCACAGAATTTTATATCTACAATAATAAATATATTTTTAATTACAATAACTTTCGGATATATATGCTATAAATCTTACGCAGTGGCTTTCGGGCTTCTTTTAATAGGAATTATGCAGATATCTGTATTCTTCCTTTCAAAGAATAGGGTTGATGGTCTTACAAGATCACAGGTCCGTGCACAGACATCAGTTTCTTCATTCATGACAGAAGTTCTTGGCGGAATATGTACAGTAAAATCTCTTGGAATTGAGGATTTTATAAATCAAAAATGGAACAATCTTTTTGAGACACAGCTTGATAAGACTCAAGACAGAGCGTATTTTCAGGCAAAGATTGATACTATAAACAAAGCACTTCTTACATTTTCAACAGTGTTTATATTAATAATTGGACTATACGAGATTTCAAGAAATCAGATGTCAATAGGTACATTATTTGCATTTCAAACACTTTCAGTATCATTCCTTTCACCACTTAATTCACTTGTAAGCATGGTTAACGACTTTGTTATGGTGGATACACTTCTTGATAGGATATATGATGTTATGGATAGTGAGGTTGAAAAAACAGGAACCGTAGTAGATGTGAACCTAAAAGGAAATATAAAGATAGAAGATGTTTCTTTTAAATATTCTGATTACGGTGATTATTCACTTAAGAATATAAATATGGAGATAAAGGCAGGCCAGAAGGTTGCAAT
Coding sequences within it:
- a CDS encoding lacticin 481 family lantibiotic, whose product is MKKLNEEALEAINDVKDEELEKLTGAGNGVITTFTHECYYNSVSPASWGGCCK
- a CDS encoding peptidase domain-containing ABC transporter; this translates as MIFQNMALKKRVPSKIQMNQYDCGPTCLQMILSYYGYDINFTSIKERFSSIGNSRDGISLFKIKQVAESYKLKCFAKKAESSTLNNSFLPSIIFWENKHYVILERICKNGYAINDPMSGRVNVTKKEFEEKYSKVFMVAYPKDDFEQHTEKSFTKLNYFKNIVMDNKKYFIYSILIALVLQLISLGVPILTQVAIDNMLDIKNYSIYGIIIGALIAITVFEVMFSYLKSFFIVKLQKSLDSGLTNQFLTHLLRLPYKYFETRSKGDLIMRINSNVRIREILSQNFISTIINIFLITITFGYICYKSYAVAFGLLLIGIMQISVFFLSKNRVDGLTRSQVRAQTSVSSFMTEVLGGICTVKSLGIEDFINQKWNNLFETQLDKTQDRAYFQAKIDTINKALLTFSTVFILIIGLYEISRNQMSIGTLFAFQTLSVSFLSPLNSLVSMVNDFVMVDTLLDRIYDVMDSEVEKTGTVVDVNLKGNIKIEDVSFKYSDYGDYSLKNINMEIKAGQKVAIVGKSGSGKSTLAKLIVGLYNPIKGNIFFDNYKSNELNRKYLRQNISVVLQENFLFNKTIYENIIANCDDMDMEDVLWAAEAADISEDIERMPMNYNTIISESGGNLSGGQKQRIALARAIVNRPIILLLDEATSALDTVTESTIQRNLDEINCTQVIIAHRLSTIINSDMIFVVENGQILDHGTHKELIARCSYYKKLYNSKSAYLA
- a CDS encoding type 2 lanthipeptide synthetase LanM family protein — protein: MSIKELLKDNRWSNALYISEKIKYYNFENKKIQDNTDEFKNIGKWMKLFKNDKELMMKRVDAEGISLKEFDMVTDELPFDVNNTNFIWHKDLTDIFTEENYICIDDYIMFNKDELPFFEFAVPFLKRSIMVMKERLNFFKDQFDIDTIIKIAVGLITEAVVSMGLKTLTYELNSRRINGKLKGDTREDRYDYFVKTNLDSNESILKLLIEYPVLARLTVENAVGITENIINVIETLVNDKEEIESYFNIKIDNIRGMENMGDLHDGGKCVLRFNFAEGINILYKPRDLSIDESFQKLLEWFNEKGIEKDFKTMKVLNKGTYGWQEFMKYEEVSSNEKINNFFERQGEYIALLHILNGADMHCENIIANGEYPVFVDLESLFHNEISLRDDIDLSGSAVTKAEKYIKESVLKTAMLPVLDANFLYDSDISGIAGDIDQILNMYDIQNKNTDEIKIVRTKITVNSSNHLPSLNGEIIIPKMYVDSIKNGFTTCYDLMRRNKEELAHVIKSLFSGKNVRTIIRSTIVYRTLLEASSHPKHLRNGISRNHIFDYLWLVLKVEPDRMQSIPYEIEDLLRGDIPLFRAGINNKDLINSNGIGSVKDAFNNDAMSKSIDLINSLSDDDFQRQWDFIKTTINTKYFLKESFESEKAQDEAAVTLDKIDRSFNYEVKKSAFLKEAERIAESIMSSAIIGDDERSISWINLGMNPDEKIEFKIVKSEFYNGVTGIGMFYAYLAKETGNQKYKDICEKCINTSYDLIMAGRVDNISAFMGMSAFVYLAMHVAKLFNREDLIKKAEEVINLIETGIEDDDHFDIMAGCSSTLIVCADFYKNFHYEKALELARKCGDHLVKKSVKSEKGVGWITSKLNNYPIAGMAHGNAGIALSLMTLYDLTKDDKYLNIANEAIAYENSLYDEDEMNWKDLRSFDKDEANREKDKKNVSYWCNGAPGIGMARVAMLKYCDSAIIKNDVRNSVQKTINEGFKQINYCLCHGDLGSLELILLAAEKMNDKELKNFVYTMGGYMLDSVNKDNGNWKSGIPGRVQIPNFMLGLSGIGYELLRLYNNEIPSALILEGPAA